The following are from one region of the Trichoderma breve strain T069 chromosome 5, whole genome shotgun sequence genome:
- a CDS encoding heterokaryon incompatibility protein (HET) domain-containing protein, translated as MLRFGLQHGARRLLTTSATRSKQVDLVCPICFDFGFSQTAFRGSVEDDASETAKSRPSSPKSEHSDNGNAKAIPGSPPKPTTPEAPQNSSMRSKIRSSMNLLTNSETMKHKYENKIEAIYTMPIDNDIVDARVYDLLEGQEPNFQEGGHEEAQSFVKAELIKNKSIPFKYWLEQPCPSHRNTGDQVAPCVTLRRGLHDYMMETSPGYAQRQELMRELGFVTTGGSSASQCLRIGHLGAGELPAHAWGVESFLKTGMKLEMTNASKADSLPIYRGLTVFERTVPSGNTASDEAFQKATNWFRECNDTHEDCLAGEILEMPDRVLDIAAEDTASGVKLIQTNGKKARYACLSHRWGKETSQATKQNVESLYNEVPWDYLSPTYQDSITFLRKFSKWHQDQYGEEIRYIWIDSLCIIQDSKSDWKKHSLKMSDIYSNSSITLVESHGLHTEKRLFQDSTARRGSKSSVSIQDAEVWKRAWVFQERLLSRRLLIFGPDELSWQCASHHKCECGLEELETQSDKLMKEWEDDIHIPLHSATWRLVVEEYSRLDYTYRSDTLFAIAGLAKNFNARLGGKKYFAGIWYNEYDELQGSEEAADWEPQAETALDLLWRLAYFKDAEREDLPEPAVPISWSWAYPECEIVYPFHDDEVINQYTLVASIGGAMNVPKLPDDHDQPRNWVMDDMYTEVPPSAIILAGPLWKTEVTAAPHLFTIQDTEYPEYTYFLGAMSAEILQESAVGRQIRQTRLIVTPPKDEGESNESAVNKMPQLVFYPDSTKTVITESFYCLPMASFKRLPIKATVKEKVVFAALVLEPVGHKANTEGYDPDLSHRDPSELVFRRVGLAYTTDGGWREEHDKMLEKMPANIVYIVQ; from the exons ATGCTACGATTTGGCCTCCAACATGGCGCTCGCCGGCTTCTCACAACCTCTGCAACCCGATCGAAACAAGTTGATCTGGTATGCCCAATCTGTTTCGACTTTGGCTTTTCGCAAACTGCATTCCGTGGTAGCGTGGAAGATGATGCTTCAGAAACTGCCAAGTCGAGGCCATCCAGTCCCAAAAGCGAGCATagtgacaatggcaacgCCAAAGCTATACCGGGGAGCCCTCCTAAGCCGACAACTCCAGAAGCACCTCAGAACAGCTCGATGAGGAGTAAAATACGATCTTCAATGAATTTGCTCACCAACTCCGAGACTATGAAACATAAATATGAGAATAAAATCGAGGCAATTTATACGATGCCGATTGATAACGACATAGTCGATGCTAGAGTATACGACCTTCTCGAGGGCCAAGAGCCAAATTTCCAGGAGGGTGGACATGAAGAGGCACAATCCTTTGTCAAAGCGGAGCTCATCAAGAACAAGTCTATTCCATTCAAATACTGGCTTGAGCAACCTTGTCCTTCACATCGCAATACTGGAGACCAGGTTGCACCTTGTGTGACCTTGAGGCGTGGCCTCCACGACTATATGATGGAAACTAGCCCGGGATATGCGCAGCGGCAGGAGTTGATGCGCGAACTGGGATTCGTAACTACAGGAGGAAGTTCGGCTTCTCAGTGTCTTCGAATTGGTCACTTGGGTGCTGGCGAGCTACCAGCGCATGCGTGGGGTGTAGAGAGCTTTCTCAAAACAGGTATGAAGCTGGAAATGACGAATGCTTCAAAAGCGGATAGCTTACCAATAT ATCGTGGACTAACAGTATTTGAGCGAACAGTGCCATCCGGAAATACCGCATCTGATGAAGCTTTTCAAAAGGCTACGAATTGGTTCCGTGAATGCAACGACACCCATGAAGATTGCTTGGCGGGAGAGATCTTAGAGATGCCTGACCGAGTTCTCGACATCGCCGCTGAAGACACTGCGTCCGGTGTCAAGTTGATTCAAACGAACGGCAAAAAGGCTAGATACGCCTGCTTAAGCCATCGGTGGGGGAAGGAAACATCTCAAGCCACGAAGCAAAACGTCGAATCACTGTACAACGAAGTACCGTGGGACTACCTCTCGCCTACTTATCAAGACTCTATAACATTTCTGAGAAAATTCTCAAAATGGCACCAAGACCAATACGGGGAGGAGATACGCTATATATGGATCGACAGCTTGTGCATTATACAAGACTCCAAGAGCGATTGGAAGAAACATTCTCTCAAAATGAGCGACATATATTCCAACTCCTCTATCACCCTAGTAGAGAGCCATGGACTTCACACTGAGAAAAGATTGTTCCAAGACTCTACTGCTAGGCGGGGCTCAAAGTCGTCTGTCTCTATCCAAGACGCAGAAG TCTGGAAGAGAGCATGGGTATTTCAAGAACGCCTTTTGTCGCGCCGCCTTCTCATTTTTGGGCCCGATGAGCTTTCATGGCAATGTGCAAGCCACCACAAATGCGAATGTGGCCTCGAGGAACTCGAAACACAAAGTGATAAACTCATGAAAGAATGGGAGGATGACATTCACATTCCACTGCATTCGGCAA CCTGGAGACTCGTTGTTGAGGAATATTCGCGACTTGACTACACATACCGCAGCGATACCCTCTTTGCCATAGCAGGTCTTGCAAAGAACTTTAATGCAAGATTGGGCGGTAAGAAGTACTTCGCTGGCATTTGGTACAATGAATATGATGAACTGCAAGGAAGTGAAGAGGCCGCAGACTGGGAACCTCAAGCAGAAACAGCTCTGGATCTGTTATGGAGGCTCGCCTATTTTAAAgatgcagagagagaggatcTTCCCGAACCCGCGGTCCCTATATCATGGAGCTGGGCATACCCCGAATGCGAAATCGTCTACCCGTTTCATGACGATGAAGTGATCAATCAGTATACTCTGGTGGCATCAATAGGAGGCGCTATGAATGTTCCTAAACTGCCAGACGATCACGATCAGCCGCGAAATTGGGTGATGGATGACATGTATACAGAGGTGCCTCCATCTGCAATCATTCTCGCTGGTCCTCTTTGGAAGACGGAGGTTACTGCGGCGCCGCATCTCTTTACCATTCAAGATACCGAGTATCCAGAGTACACTTACTTCTTGGGAGCCATGTCGGCCGAGATTCTTCAAGAGAGCGCCGTCGGAAGACAGATTCGCCAAACAAGACTTATTGTCACACCCCCCAAGGATGAGGGCGAGAGCAATGAATCTGCGGTCAACAAGATGCCGCAACTTGTCTTTTACCCAGACAGTACGAAAACCGTCATCACTGAATCGTTTTACTGTCTGCCGATGGCAAGTTTTAAGCGCCTGCCTATCAAGGCCACTGTAAAGGAAAAGGTCGTATTTGCCGCCTTGGTACTGGAGCCTGTGGGGCACAAGGCAAATACTGAGGGCTACGATCCGGATTTATCGCATAGAGATCCTTCGGAATTGGTCTTTCGGAGAGTTGGATTGGCGTATACGACGGATGGGGGCTGGAGAGAGGAGCATGATAAGATGCTGGAAAAGATGCCCGCCAATATTGTGTACATAGTTCAGTGA